ACCGCGCCGACTGGCAGAGCGCCTGCGCTATCCTCTCCAGCAAGGTCGCGACCACCTCCCAGAACCATCAGCAGACGCCGCAGCACCACGAAGCCGGGGATGACACCAACCACAGCTTGGTCCCCGTCGTCAACGGTCATGGCTCAGCTGCCGCCGCGCTTGACCTTGTCCCGGTCCAGCTCCCGCAGCCGCTCACCATCGCCGACCTGTCCCCGGCGCCGAAGCACGGGTCCCAGCTCCGGGTGGCGTACCAGGGCGTCCCTGGGGCTTACAGCGAGGCGGCCGCCGCCAAGGCCTACCCCAACTGCGACGCCATCCCGTGCGACCAGTTCGAGGCGGCCTTCCAGGCCGTGGAACTCTGGGTCGCCGACCGGGCCGTCCTGCCCGTGGAGAACTCCCTGGGCGGCAGCATCCACCGCAACTACGATCTCCTCCTCCGGCACCGCCTCCATATCGTCGGCGAGGTCCAGCTCCCCGTCCACCACTGCCTTCTCGCCCTCCCGGGCGTCCGCAAGGAGCAGCTGACCCGGGTCATAAGCCACCCGCAAGCCCTCTCCCAGTGCGAGCACACCCTGACGGCGATGGGCCTCAATGTGGCGCGCGAAGCCTTCGACGACACGGCCGGGGCCGCCGAGTACGTGGCGTTGAACGGGCTACAGGACACGGCGGCCATCGCGTCGGCTCGGGCAGCGGAGCTGTACGGGATGCAGGTGCTGGCGGACGGGATCCAGGACGACAGCGGCAACGTGACGCGGTTCGTGATGCTGGCGCGGGAGCCCATCGTGCCCCGGGTTGACCGGCCATTCAAGACGAGCATCGTGTTCGCAGCCCACGACAGCGAGGGCACGTCCGTACTGTTCAAGGTGCTCTCCGCGTTCGCCTTCCGTGACATCGGCCTGACCAAGATCGAGAGCCGGCCGCACCGCCAGCGGCCCATCCGGCTAGAGGACGAggccagcagcggcggcggcggcgcagccggC
The window above is part of the Musa acuminata AAA Group cultivar baxijiao chromosome BXJ2-6, Cavendish_Baxijiao_AAA, whole genome shotgun sequence genome. Proteins encoded here:
- the LOC135614997 gene encoding arogenate dehydratase/prephenate dehydratase 6, chloroplastic-like is translated as MAAILTPATTGPHSTRLALPIAKPKIPLQRTHLVRCVHRPEISPFFHGAVGANRADWQSACAILSSKVATTSQNHQQTPQHHEAGDDTNHSLVPVVNGHGSAAAALDLVPVQLPQPLTIADLSPAPKHGSQLRVAYQGVPGAYSEAAAAKAYPNCDAIPCDQFEAAFQAVELWVADRAVLPVENSLGGSIHRNYDLLLRHRLHIVGEVQLPVHHCLLALPGVRKEQLTRVISHPQALSQCEHTLTAMGLNVAREAFDDTAGAAEYVALNGLQDTAAIASARAAELYGMQVLADGIQDDSGNVTRFVMLAREPIVPRVDRPFKTSIVFAAHDSEGTSVLFKVLSAFAFRDIGLTKIESRPHRQRPIRLEDEASSGGGGAAGTAKHFEYTFYVDFQASLAERRAQNALAEVQEFTSFLRVLGSYPMDMTPWSITSSSSTSSSSSSSSPGSQQ